The region ACGCCGTCGGCAAGGGCGTGGTCGAGATCGGCTATGGCGCTCAGGTCTACTGGCGCGGCAAGATTCCGTTCACGCTCTGGACCTGGGGCATTCCGTTCGCCTTCAAGACGCTCGACCACTACGATTATCTGTGGAACGAGACCGAACTGCTGGACGTGGTCCGCGGCGCGTTTGCCAAGTACAACGTGCACTTCCTGGGCGGCATCTACTCGGATGAGTGGGGCGCCACCATGTCCCGCAACGAACTCACCCGCCTCTCCGATTTCGAGGGCGTCAAGATCCGCAGCTTTGGCCTTGGCGCGGAAATCTGGAAAGCCAACGGTGCCAGCATCGTCACCATCCCCGGCGAAGAACAGTACACGGCCATGTCGACCGGCGTCATCGACGCGTCGAACTGGGGTTCGCCCTATGGCTTCGTCGCGGTGAAACTGCATGAGGTTGCCAAGTATTATCTCGGCCCGTCGCTGATCAACTTCGACATGGAAGACATGTTCATGAACATGCGGGCCTTCAACAGCCTGCCGGCGGACCTGCAGGCGGTCATGAACCTGGCGACCCGTGTCTATGCCTTCGAGCGCGCCTCGACCTCGACCTATGCCAGCGCCCTGGCGGTGAAGCAGATGAAGGACGCCGGCGTGAAGTTCAACGCCCTGCCGCAGGAAGACCTGCAGGCGGCCCGCAAGATCTCGGCGGAAGCGCTGGAGCGCATGGCCGGCAAGGACGAGGATACGCAGCGCGTGCTGAAGATCATCTTCGACACGCGGGATACGCTCGCTTCCCGGCCCGATAACATCTAACCACTCCAGCCGCACCAAGCGGGGCTGAACGCCACTGGTCGGGCCGCATCCGGTGAGGATGCGGCCCGATTGAGTGATGCTGCGGCCCTTATGGGAATCTGTCATGTCCGTGCTTCGCACCGTCGTCCGGGCGGTTGACGCTTTGAACGGCGTCACCGGGCGAGTCGTCGCCGTCTCGCTGCTCCTCCTCATCGCTCTCGTGGTTTACGAAGTCACGTTGCGCTACGTCTTCCGCGCGCCGACCACTTGGGGCAATGAACTGATTTCGTTCATTTTCGCGGCCTATATCATGCTCGGCGGCGGGTATACCCTGCTGCATCGCGATCATGTGGCCATGGACATCATCTATGCGCGGCTTCGCCCGCGCGCCCAGGCCATCATCGACATTCTGACGGCCGGCTTCGTCATTCTCTACTGTGCGGTCCTGCTGCAACAAACGGGGATTATGGCAATCGAAGCGCTGGAGACCGGCCAGCGTGCCGCATCGGATTGGAACCCGCCCTTGTTCCCCGTGCTGGTGTCATTGCCCATCGGCGCGGCGCTGATCCTGCTCCAGGCCATCGCGAAGCTGATTCGCGATCTGCACATGGCATTCACCGGGGCGGAGATCGCACCCGACCCCGCCATTCCGCATGCTCCCGACATGGGGGAATAACGACGATGAGCATTGAACTGATCACTATGCTTCTGTTCGGGTCGTTCCTGGTGCTCATGGTGGCCGGTGTGCCGCTGGTGTTCGCCCTGGGCAGTTCGGCCGTCGTCGGAACCTATTTTCTCTGGGGGCCGCAGGCGCTGTATGCGATCGGCATCCGCACCTTCAGCTCGTCGACCAGCTTTGTGCTGCTGGCCATTCCCATGTTCATTTTCATGGGCAACATCCTGGAGCGTTCGGGCATCGCCGCCGACCTCTATGCCATGATGCAAAAATGGCTGGGCGGATTGAACGGCGGCCTGGCGGTGGGCACGATCTTCGTTTGCACCATCTTTGCCGCGCTTGTCGGCGTCAGCGGTGCTGCCACGGTCACCATGGCCCTCGTCGCGCTGCCGTCCATGCTGCACTACAAGTATCAGAAGGGCATCAGCCTGGGCTCGATTGCCGGTGGCGGGGCGCTCGGCGTGTTGATCCCGC is a window of Alphaproteobacteria bacterium DNA encoding:
- the dctP gene encoding TRAP transporter substrate-binding protein DctP, with translation MSRKDPKDRIVHRVGGVNIHRRDLIKAGVTGASLAAVAGLPAQAQAQSPEFRFRMQSFLGPGTIEWEQLVPRFIKRVSEMSNGRIQIQAFPPGALVPTFEMLDAVGKGVVEIGYGAQVYWRGKIPFTLWTWGIPFAFKTLDHYDYLWNETELLDVVRGAFAKYNVHFLGGIYSDEWGATMSRNELTRLSDFEGVKIRSFGLGAEIWKANGASIVTIPGEEQYTAMSTGVIDASNWGSPYGFVAVKLHEVAKYYLGPSLINFDMEDMFMNMRAFNSLPADLQAVMNLATRVYAFERASTSTYASALAVKQMKDAGVKFNALPQEDLQAARKISAEALERMAGKDEDTQRVLKIIFDTRDTLASRPDNI
- a CDS encoding TRAP transporter small permease subunit, yielding MSVLRTVVRAVDALNGVTGRVVAVSLLLLIALVVYEVTLRYVFRAPTTWGNELISFIFAAYIMLGGGYTLLHRDHVAMDIIYARLRPRAQAIIDILTAGFVILYCAVLLQQTGIMAIEALETGQRAASDWNPPLFPVLVSLPIGAALILLQAIAKLIRDLHMAFTGAEIAPDPAIPHAPDMGE